The Plectropomus leopardus isolate mb unplaced genomic scaffold, YSFRI_Pleo_2.0 unplaced_scaffold23789, whole genome shotgun sequence genome window below encodes:
- the LOC121966264 gene encoding A-kinase anchor protein 1, mitochondrial-like, whose product GVICAAPAVEGAWWRAQVITFYKETSEVEIRYVDYGGYDRVKIDSLRQIRSDFVTLPFQGAEVLLDNIAPLPGEDRFSPEATSALEEMTRGVALLAQ is encoded by the exons ttggTGTGATATGTGCAGCTCCGGCGGTGGAAGGAGCGTGGTGGAGAGCTCAGGTCATCACCTTCTACAAAGAAACCAGTGAAGTGGAGATCAGATATGTGGACTACGGCGGCTACGACAGAGTGAAGATCGACTCACTACGGCAAATAAG gtcTGATTTTGTAACACTACCGTTTCAAGGTGCTGAAGTGCTGCTCGACAACATCGCTCCTCTCCCAG GAGAGGATCGTTTTTCGCCGGAGGCCACGTCAGCGCTGGAGGAGATGACCAGAGGAGTGGCGCTGCTCGCACAG